A window of the Brassica oleracea var. oleracea cultivar TO1000 chromosome C1, BOL, whole genome shotgun sequence genome harbors these coding sequences:
- the LOC106335068 gene encoding uncharacterized protein LOC106335068: protein MGMRKLIEVIGAIGTTYLGLPRKALVCDAGSGYGWSMRNKRSRRFHVLYNQILAEPVPDADRGTDLVLGKQGEDDFSDKLCTAKTWEQIRIKKPKVEWCRVVWFTQSVPRYAFITWLAVQNMLSTGDRTRSWGITQGCGLCGEWDETIDHLFFACPYSFTVWESLVRGFFGQRTNSDWTLTLNAIQRNRLNRLDSILIKMIFQTVIYYVWRERNTRRHQGKWTSTDQLRKVIDRSMKNRIVSLKYGPQHRNAGLLQRWFQLTG, encoded by the coding sequence ATGGGTATGAGGAAATTAATCGAAGTCATAGGAGCCATTGGCACTACGTATTTAGGTCTTCCTCGAAAAGCACTGGTGTGTGATGCGGGTTCAGGTTATGGCTGGAGTATGAGAAACAAGCGCAGCAGAAGGTTTCACGTGTTATATAATCAGATTCTTGCAGAGCCTGTCCCTGATGCAGATAGGGGAACTGATCTGGTTCTGGGGAAGCAAGGAGAGGATGATTTCTCGGATAAGTTATGTACTGCAAAGACTTGGGAGCAGATAAGGATCAAGAAGCCAAAGGTTGAATGGTGCAGGGTCGTTTGGTTCACGCAGAGTGTTCCTAGGTACGCATTTATCACTTGGCTAGCAGTACAGAACATGCTGTCTACTGGAGACAGGACGAGGAGTTGGGGTATCACGCAGGGTTGTGGACTCTGTGGAGAGTGGGACGAGACAATAGATCATCTCTTTTTTGCTTGTCCTTACTCATTCACAGTTTGGGAAAGTCTGGTGAGAGGCTTCTTTGGCCAGAGGACAAACTCCGACTGGACCCTCACACTCAATGCGATCCAGCGAAACAGGTTGAATCGTCTTGATTCCATCCTAATCAAGATGATCTTTCAAACAGTCATTTACTATGTATGGAGGGAAAGAAATACGAGGCGACACCAGGGTAAATGGACATCCACGGACCAGCTGCGAAAGGTTATTGATAGGTCGATGAAGAACAGAATCGTGTCACTGAAGTATGGTCCGCAGCATCGAAACGCTGGACTTCTGCAGAGATGGTTTCAGCTCACCGGCTAG
- the LOC106335077 gene encoding uncharacterized protein LOC106335077: MMKDFRPIACCNLLYKVISKVLANMLKLIFPGGIEANQSAFIKQRLLLENVLLASELINGYHKASCSARCAIKGFFTSARGIRQGCSVLINGSLEGFFTSARGIRELVPEEGKFAYHPQCQGVKLTHLSFADDILVFIDGTSESLNGIMEVLKEFAEISGLHINEAKSQIYVAGSNHTLMITEAEALGIGVGNLPIRYLGMPLSTKSLTAHDYEPLIDKIRRKMLCWSNKSLSFAERF, encoded by the exons ATGATGAAAGACTTCAGGCCCATAGCATGCTGCAATCTGTTGTACAAGGTAATCTCGAAGGTGTTAGCTAACATGCTCAAGCTCATATTTCCAGGAGGTATAGAGGCGAATCAGAGTGCATTCATAAAACAAAGGCTGCTGTTGGAAAATGTTCTCTTGGCATCTGAGCTGATAAATGGCTATCACAAGGCCTCCTGCTCAGCAAGATGTGCAATCAAAGGCTTCTTCACGAGCGCCAGAGGAATAAGGCAGGGATGCTCGGTTTTAATAAATGGAAGTCTTGAAGGCTTCTTCACGAGCGCCAGAGGAATAAGGGAGCTTGTAC CCGAAGAGGGGAAGTTTGCTTATCATCCTCAGTGCCAAGGAGTCAAGCTCACTCATTTGAGTTTCGCAGACGACATCCTGGTTTTTATTGATGGCACCTCAGAATCTTTAAACGGGATTATGGAGGTTCTGAAAGAATTTGCAGAGATATCTGGACTTCATATAAATGAAGCTAAGTCCCAAATATATGTAGCAGGAAGTAACCATACATTAATGATTACTGAAGCGGAGGCATTGGGAATTGGAGTTGGAAACCTACCTATTCGATACTTAGGTATGCCATTAAGCACAAAATCTTTAACAGCTCATGACTATGAGCCTTTGATAGATAAGATCAGAAGGAAGATGCTATGCTGGTCGAACAAGAGCCTGTCCTTCGCTGAGCGATTCTAA